TCAGGGTGAAGGTCAGCCAGGCCAGCAGCCCGCTGCGAGCCTGGGTGAGGACGAGGACGACCAGGATGAGACCGAGCACCCACAGCCCGCCGCTGGGTCGACGCGCCGCGCGCAGTGCAAGGGCGAGTCCCCACAGTTGAACCATCGCGCTCCCCGCCTCGTTCGGGCTCGCGATCGAGAGCGGAAGTTCATTCACGTACCAGGTGAGACCTGCGCGTTGGACCTCGCCACCGATCATTGCGATTCCGTTGACCAGTGCGAGCACGATCAGCGCTCCGAGCAGGACTGCGAGCGTGCGACGGACATCCCGCTCGGTCCGAAGCCAGATCACTGCCAGCGGAAATACCAGCAGGCCCTCGATGGCGCGAATCAGACTCGCTCCGGAGGCGAAGGCTCCGCCGGGAAATCCGAGCGCGACGGTGACGAAGAGCGACGCGGCCGCAATCAGCAGATAAACGACCGTCGCGCGAGAGAGTCGTTGCCCGGCGTTGCGAATCGCTTCGTGCACCGGCCCGGACTCTTCTCGCTCGCCCCTGGCGGCGGCTCGCGCACCGCTGCCGGCGTAGGTTCCGAGCAGCACCGGGGGCAACAGAAGATCGAATCCCGTGAGGCTTCCACCCTTGAACGCGGAAACGGCGAGCAGCAGCACGGACGAGCCCGCGAGCGCCAGAAATCCCAGATCGGGACGCGCGACCGCACCGACTCCCAGAATCACGCCGACGACCGCCACCAGGCGAGTGACGTTTTCCGCAGTGGGATCGCCGACCGCGAACGCAAAGACCAGGGCGAATACCACCGCGCCGCCGATCACCAGCGGATGCGAGAGCGCGCGATGCATCTCGCGACTCTCCGCGAACTGCTGCGCTGCGGTCGCGCCTGTGTGAAGCGAGCTCACCTCGCTCCTAGGCCACCGCGTCGTCGC
Above is a window of Candidatus Eisenbacteria bacterium DNA encoding:
- a CDS encoding O-antigen ligase family protein; translation: MHRALSHPLVIGGAVVFALVFAFAVGDPTAENVTRLVAVVGVILGVGAVARPDLGFLALAGSSVLLLAVSAFKGGSLTGFDLLLPPVLLGTYAGSGARAAARGEREESGPVHEAIRNAGQRLSRATVVYLLIAAASLFVTVALGFPGGAFASGASLIRAIEGLLVFPLAVIWLRTERDVRRTLAVLLGALIVLALVNGIAMIGGEVQRAGLTWYVNELPLSIASPNEAGSAMVQLWGLALALRAARRPSGGLWVLGLILVVLVLTQARSGLLAWLTFTLIVSWRAGWRPLLTTLLLVGVAVPLVPSEYWGRIWRTLSFEPRSLEAYSAYIRFVDWQSAVRQILDYPIFGVGYLGYRHFSDRHNGLGIVFGSTENYFLEVLAGTGVIGFVAFLVVLRRLFQLGSQIRARVPSASLAYHMSRYHTPLVVAVLVTNLTASGLVGMVPLAQLAFWCALLLRAAHLAVPPKHA